One stretch of Schlesneria sp. DSM 10557 DNA includes these proteins:
- a CDS encoding PQQ-binding-like beta-propeller repeat protein: MSRNWLCLILLTSTVARADDWPQWMGPQRDNVWRETGLVETLPETPKIVWRAPVAGGYSGPAVANGKVYVTDYVTDDDVKIDNFDRKASTGTERLLCLDEKTGELLWSQPHPETYSISYPAGPRSTPTVHDGKVYAQGAEGQLACLNADDGKVLWAKNLKETYKTKAALWGYASQPLIDGDKFIVIAGGEGSHCVALNKNTGEEIWRTGTASEQGYSPPLIIQQAGVRQLVLCSPDSIYAVDPETGKQLWKQDYQGDNGSIIMTPIHHGNHLFVGGYNNKNILIELAADKPGAKTVWRDQAKRGISPVNVQPFLMDGKVYGLDQSGDLRCFEIPSGKITWTTPQPLGERKVGSGTVFLVRSGSTDKFWMFAETGDLIIGQLTPKGFTELSRSHVIDATNTAFGRDVVWCAPAFANKRMYVRNDKELLCVDLAK; this comes from the coding sequence ATGTCACGCAACTGGCTATGCCTGATTCTTCTCACTTCCACCGTCGCTCGTGCAGACGACTGGCCACAGTGGATGGGTCCCCAACGAGACAACGTCTGGCGTGAAACAGGCCTCGTCGAAACGTTGCCGGAAACGCCTAAAATTGTCTGGCGAGCCCCGGTGGCAGGGGGATACTCAGGTCCTGCCGTAGCGAACGGAAAAGTCTATGTGACCGACTATGTCACTGATGACGATGTCAAAATCGACAATTTTGACCGCAAGGCTTCGACCGGGACCGAGCGCCTGCTGTGCCTGGACGAAAAGACGGGCGAATTGCTGTGGTCACAGCCTCACCCTGAAACCTATTCCATTTCTTACCCTGCTGGCCCCCGCAGTACCCCCACGGTTCATGACGGGAAGGTGTACGCGCAAGGGGCCGAAGGGCAACTTGCCTGCCTGAACGCAGACGATGGGAAAGTGCTTTGGGCAAAGAACCTCAAAGAAACATACAAGACGAAAGCGGCACTCTGGGGATACGCCAGCCAGCCGTTGATCGACGGTGATAAGTTTATTGTGATCGCGGGAGGTGAAGGTTCCCACTGCGTCGCTCTGAACAAGAACACGGGCGAAGAGATCTGGAGAACCGGGACCGCGAGTGAGCAAGGCTATTCCCCCCCGCTGATCATCCAGCAGGCTGGCGTCCGTCAGCTTGTGCTGTGCAGTCCTGATTCGATTTACGCTGTTGATCCAGAAACCGGTAAACAACTGTGGAAACAGGACTACCAGGGTGACAACGGCTCGATCATCATGACGCCGATTCACCATGGAAACCACCTGTTCGTCGGCGGATATAACAACAAGAACATCCTGATCGAATTAGCGGCCGATAAACCCGGCGCGAAAACGGTGTGGCGAGATCAGGCGAAACGGGGAATTTCTCCCGTGAACGTACAGCCATTCCTGATGGACGGAAAGGTCTACGGTCTGGATCAGAGCGGTGATTTACGATGCTTTGAAATCCCGAGCGGCAAGATCACCTGGACCACTCCGCAGCCTCTGGGTGAACGCAAAGTGGGCAGCGGGACAGTCTTCCTGGTTCGTTCAGGTTCCACCGACAAGTTCTGGATGTTTGCAGAAACCGGAGACCTGATTATCGGTCAATTGACCCCGAAAGGCTTCACCGAGCTCTCTCGATCGCATGTGATCGATGCCACCAACACGGCGTTCGGTCGTGACGTCGTCTGGTGTGCTCCTGCTTTCGCCAACAAGCGAATGTACGTTCGCAATGACAAGGAACTGCTTTGCGTCGACCTGGCGAAATGA
- the ribA gene encoding GTP cyclohydrolase II, which translates to MTIDASSTSDPFSSIDDALDAIKSGRLVIVVDSEERENEGDFVCAAEKITPELVSFMLRYGAGLLCVSVLQETADRLGLSPIVDSQKNTAPNQTLFMTPVDHRDAGSGVSADNRAKTILAMSDPTCQAADFVRPGHLNPLLAKDGGVLRRTGHTEATVDLMRLAGMKPVGALIEILSEQGGGMADFEELSSLSRKFNIPLISIDQIIRYRRRREQLVTREVETPFETRDYGKFKVIAYSVQHEDQQPLAIVWGDLQSVPAPLVRVHSSCFTGDVLDSLRCDCGDQLHMAMRMINTEGTGAVIYLPQEGRGIGLLAKLKAYQLQDQGYDTVEANHKLGFKADSRDYGVGLQILKDLGLSSVRLLTNNPQKINAFPGFDLTVVEQIPIIAPTEKQREFYLATKRDKLGHKLPGGAGLTK; encoded by the coding sequence ATGACGATCGACGCCTCTTCGACTTCCGATCCCTTTTCCAGCATTGATGATGCACTCGACGCGATTAAGTCCGGCCGCCTGGTCATTGTCGTCGATTCGGAAGAACGAGAGAACGAAGGTGACTTCGTTTGCGCAGCGGAGAAGATTACTCCTGAACTCGTCAGTTTCATGTTGCGCTACGGTGCAGGGCTGTTGTGTGTTTCTGTCTTGCAGGAAACCGCGGATCGGCTGGGGTTGTCACCGATCGTCGATAGTCAGAAGAACACCGCTCCCAACCAGACACTGTTCATGACCCCCGTTGATCATCGGGATGCCGGCAGTGGGGTCAGTGCCGATAATCGCGCGAAGACAATCCTGGCGATGAGCGATCCGACTTGCCAGGCTGCCGACTTTGTTCGGCCCGGTCACCTCAATCCGCTGCTGGCAAAGGATGGAGGCGTTTTAAGGCGGACCGGACACACGGAAGCGACTGTCGACCTGATGCGGTTGGCAGGCATGAAGCCGGTCGGTGCCCTGATCGAAATCCTGAGCGAACAGGGTGGAGGGATGGCCGACTTTGAAGAACTTTCGTCGCTGTCTCGCAAGTTCAATATTCCGCTGATTTCGATTGACCAGATCATCCGCTACCGCCGCCGCCGTGAGCAACTGGTGACGCGCGAGGTCGAAACGCCCTTCGAAACGCGTGACTACGGCAAATTTAAGGTGATTGCATACAGCGTGCAGCACGAAGATCAACAACCCCTCGCGATTGTCTGGGGTGATCTTCAGTCCGTTCCAGCGCCCCTGGTACGAGTCCACTCTTCCTGTTTCACCGGTGACGTCCTGGATTCGCTTCGGTGCGATTGCGGCGACCAGCTGCACATGGCCATGCGAATGATCAACACGGAAGGAACCGGCGCGGTCATCTACCTTCCTCAGGAAGGGCGGGGAATTGGCCTGCTGGCGAAACTGAAAGCGTACCAGTTACAGGACCAGGGTTATGACACCGTAGAAGCGAACCACAAGCTGGGCTTCAAAGCCGACTCGCGCGATTACGGGGTTGGGCTGCAAATTCTGAAGGATCTGGGCCTGTCGTCCGTTCGACTTTTGACCAACAACCCGCAAAAGATCAATGCCTTCCCGGGTTTTGACCTGACGGTGGTCGAGCAGATTCCGATTATCGCCCCGACGGAAAAACAGCGGGAATTCTACCTCGCCACAAAACGGGACAAGCTCGGGCACAAGTTGCCGGGCGGTGCTGGGCTGACAAAGTAA
- a CDS encoding ArsR/SmtB family transcription factor, which translates to MKTTTNIPKNLSMESWERAAECLKTLAHPHRLLIVQMLLHGRYTVGELAEACGIPSHMASEHLRLMQRCGFMVSEKEGRKTYYKVIESHLSDLMACIEGRFGSESE; encoded by the coding sequence ATGAAGACCACGACCAACATCCCCAAAAATCTGTCGATGGAATCGTGGGAACGAGCTGCCGAGTGCCTCAAGACGCTTGCCCACCCGCATCGCCTCTTGATCGTGCAGATGTTGCTGCATGGACGCTATACGGTTGGGGAACTCGCCGAAGCATGCGGAATCCCCAGTCACATGGCGTCTGAACACCTGCGATTGATGCAGCGTTGCGGATTTATGGTCAGCGAAAAAGAGGGACGGAAAACGTACTACAAAGTCATCGAGTCTCATCTTTCAGACCTGATGGCATGCATCGAAGGGCGGTTTGGCAGCGAATCGGAATAA
- a CDS encoding rhodanese-like domain-containing protein → MGASSISPARFAELRQQGKSVELIDVRTPVEFREVHVDIARNVPLDQLDPAALMKSRKGSGDEPLYIVCKSGSRGQQACDKFVKAGFSNVVNVEGGTSACVAAGLPVVRGKKAMSLERQVRIAAGSLVLTGVVLGWFVHPYFYGLSAFVGAGLVFAGITDTCGMGMILARMPWNQCQSDSDTCQTN, encoded by the coding sequence ATGGGTGCATCGAGTATCTCACCGGCCAGATTTGCGGAACTTCGTCAGCAGGGGAAAAGCGTCGAACTGATCGATGTCAGAACGCCTGTTGAGTTTCGTGAAGTCCATGTCGACATCGCCCGAAACGTGCCTCTCGACCAGCTTGATCCTGCCGCTCTGATGAAGTCGCGGAAGGGATCGGGGGACGAACCCCTCTATATCGTGTGTAAGTCCGGAAGCAGGGGTCAGCAGGCATGTGACAAGTTCGTGAAAGCCGGATTTTCCAACGTGGTCAATGTCGAAGGGGGAACGAGCGCCTGTGTCGCAGCCGGGCTTCCCGTCGTGCGCGGCAAGAAAGCCATGTCGCTTGAACGGCAGGTCCGAATCGCGGCCGGTTCGCTCGTTCTCACCGGGGTCGTGCTCGGCTGGTTCGTGCATCCCTATTTCTACGGACTGTCTGCGTTCGTTGGTGCCGGACTCGTTTTTGCCGGAATCACGGACACTTGCGGAATGGGAATGATTCTGGCCAGGATGCCGTGGAATCAATGTCAATCCGATTCGGACACGTGCCAGACAAACTGA
- a CDS encoding FAD-dependent oxidoreductase: MKLLIVGGVAGGASAAARARRLSESAEIIVFERGPDVSFANCGLPYYVGGTIADRDKLLVTTSERLKSRFRLDVRTSSNVEKINRAAKTIVVREQASGRVYEESYDKLILAPGAAPMKPPIPGVDLPGILTLRNLQDVDRIKAAVDAGVRHVVVVGGGFIGLELVENFVHNGIPTTVVQSQDQLLSPYDKEMTAPLEQVLKEKGVTLLLNNTAEGFEQQSEGLMIHLKSGQHLTADLVVLGIGVRPENQLAIDAGLHVGPRGGIQVNDTLLTSDPDIYAVGDAIEVKDFGSGEPTQVPLAGPANRQGRIAAENVFGRSSRYRGTQGTAIIGFFGKTIAMTGASEKTLRFTNRSFRKIYVHPAHHAGYYPGAQPMTIKLLFDPKDGLILGAQAVGGEGVDKRIDVLAVAIQARMTVFDLEEMELAYAPQFGSAKDPVNMAGFVASGLIRGDHPQTDVESLLATASDQRPYLIDVRTPQEFSQGAIPGAVNIPVDDLRERLKELPANKPIAVYCQVGQRGYLATRILLQSGFTDVVNIGGGYKTYKLFSPG; the protein is encoded by the coding sequence ATGAAACTGCTGATTGTCGGTGGTGTCGCTGGGGGAGCCTCGGCCGCAGCCCGTGCCCGTAGACTTTCCGAATCTGCTGAGATCATCGTCTTTGAGCGAGGCCCCGATGTCTCGTTCGCGAACTGCGGTCTTCCCTACTATGTCGGCGGCACCATCGCCGACCGGGACAAGTTGCTGGTCACGACCAGTGAACGGTTGAAAAGCCGATTCCGTCTCGATGTACGGACCAGCTCTAACGTCGAAAAAATCAATCGAGCGGCGAAGACGATCGTCGTTCGTGAACAGGCGTCAGGACGTGTTTACGAAGAGTCCTACGATAAACTCATCCTCGCTCCCGGGGCCGCCCCCATGAAACCACCCATCCCGGGGGTGGACTTGCCGGGAATCCTCACTCTTCGCAACCTGCAGGATGTGGACCGGATTAAAGCTGCGGTCGACGCGGGAGTTCGGCACGTTGTCGTTGTCGGCGGTGGGTTCATTGGGCTGGAACTTGTGGAAAACTTCGTCCACAATGGGATTCCCACCACCGTCGTCCAGTCCCAGGATCAGTTGTTGTCACCTTACGACAAAGAGATGACTGCACCCCTCGAACAGGTACTGAAAGAGAAGGGTGTGACGCTGCTGCTGAACAATACGGCGGAAGGATTCGAGCAGCAGTCCGAAGGCCTGATGATTCATCTGAAATCGGGGCAGCACCTTACCGCTGACCTCGTTGTGCTGGGAATTGGTGTTCGCCCCGAAAACCAGCTTGCGATCGATGCGGGACTACACGTCGGTCCTCGCGGCGGAATCCAGGTCAACGACACACTGCTGACCAGCGATCCAGATATCTATGCAGTGGGAGATGCCATCGAAGTCAAAGACTTTGGAAGTGGCGAGCCGACTCAAGTTCCGCTCGCCGGTCCTGCCAACCGTCAGGGCCGCATCGCCGCTGAGAATGTCTTCGGACGTTCGAGTCGCTATCGGGGAACACAGGGAACAGCCATTATTGGCTTCTTCGGCAAAACCATTGCCATGACGGGTGCCTCTGAGAAAACTCTGCGATTCACCAATCGCTCGTTCCGCAAGATCTACGTCCATCCCGCTCATCACGCTGGCTACTACCCTGGCGCTCAGCCAATGACGATCAAGCTCCTGTTCGACCCGAAGGATGGCCTCATCCTGGGAGCTCAGGCCGTGGGTGGTGAGGGGGTCGATAAACGGATTGATGTGCTGGCTGTGGCGATTCAGGCACGGATGACGGTATTCGACCTCGAAGAGATGGAACTGGCCTACGCGCCTCAGTTCGGCTCGGCAAAAGACCCGGTCAATATGGCGGGATTCGTGGCCAGCGGATTGATCCGAGGGGACCATCCCCAGACGGACGTGGAATCGCTGCTGGCCACTGCGTCCGATCAACGTCCCTACCTGATCGATGTCCGCACGCCGCAGGAATTCTCACAAGGAGCGATTCCGGGAGCCGTCAATATTCCGGTCGACGACCTGCGCGAGCGATTGAAAGAACTGCCAGCGAACAAGCCGATCGCCGTGTACTGTCAGGTAGGTCAACGAGGCTATCTGGCGACCCGGATCCTGCTGCAATCCGGGTTCACCGACGTGGTCAATATCGGCGGCGGATACAAGACTTACAAGCTGTTCTCTCCCGGATAA
- a CDS encoding dihydrodipicolinate synthase family protein, whose amino-acid sequence MPSRGKLQGIFTPNIVPLNSRGEIHESELRRYVDWLIEKGVHGLYPNGSTGEFTRFTVEERIRIMEIICDQVRGRVPVLAGAAEANVKETVRACEKYYELGATAVAIVAPFYYKSSPRAVYAYFKEIADNTPIDVTLYNIPMFASPIDVPTVKRLAEDCPKVVGIKDSSGDIPNMIRMIQAVRPSRPEFSFLTGWDAALMPMLLIGCDGGTNASSGVVPELMRKLYDLTLAYRIDEARELQYDIVTLFDAMLFSAEFPDGFRTAVRLRGFETGVGRQPLSDDQQADLAKLADKLQCMLSQHGFTDEPLSGCSTGLGGSSNPGEVSTIVHAVVAELKRRGLA is encoded by the coding sequence ATGCCATCACGCGGCAAGCTGCAGGGGATCTTCACACCAAACATCGTCCCTCTGAACTCGAGAGGTGAAATCCATGAGAGTGAACTGCGAAGGTATGTCGACTGGCTGATCGAAAAAGGGGTGCATGGCCTCTATCCGAACGGCTCGACGGGTGAGTTCACGCGATTCACGGTGGAAGAGCGAATTCGGATCATGGAGATCATCTGCGATCAGGTCCGTGGACGGGTTCCGGTGCTCGCCGGGGCGGCCGAAGCCAATGTGAAGGAAACCGTTCGGGCCTGTGAGAAGTACTACGAGCTGGGTGCCACCGCAGTCGCGATCGTGGCTCCCTTCTACTACAAGTCGAGCCCTCGCGCGGTTTACGCCTACTTCAAGGAAATTGCGGATAACACGCCGATCGACGTGACGCTGTACAACATCCCCATGTTTGCCAGCCCCATCGACGTGCCAACCGTCAAGCGACTCGCCGAAGACTGCCCCAAGGTTGTCGGGATCAAGGATTCTTCCGGCGATATCCCGAACATGATCCGCATGATTCAGGCGGTTCGTCCTTCACGTCCGGAATTCAGTTTCCTGACCGGATGGGACGCCGCTCTGATGCCCATGCTGCTGATTGGCTGCGACGGGGGGACCAACGCCAGTTCGGGTGTTGTCCCTGAGCTGATGCGAAAGCTGTACGATCTGACGCTCGCGTACCGGATCGACGAAGCCCGCGAATTGCAGTACGACATCGTCACCTTGTTCGATGCGATGCTGTTCTCGGCCGAGTTTCCTGATGGATTCCGTACGGCAGTCCGCTTGCGTGGCTTTGAAACGGGTGTCGGACGTCAGCCTCTCAGCGACGATCAGCAGGCTGATCTGGCCAAACTTGCCGACAAACTTCAGTGCATGCTCTCACAACACGGCTTCACGGACGAACCGCTTTCCGGTTGTTCCACGGGGCTGGGAGGTTCGTCCAATCCGGGCGAAGTTTCCACGATCGTTCACGCGGTCGTAGCAGAACTGAAACGTCGCGGCCTGGCATGA
- a CDS encoding PAS domain-containing sensor histidine kinase: MAEPAERPETPIDAQKIFVLPDRERLEALAEFAAGAGHEINNPLATIIGRAQMLLKEERDPQRRQMLMSIGAQAYRVRDMIGDAMLFGRPPQPEPRIVLLSEIVAQAITRQAELLASGRCQVVDKVPESLSLHADPTQLAIVVSELLRNAVQAMHPDGGVIEISAQAQLAQAVIEITDCGKGFTEIERQHAFDPFFSGRQAGRGLGFGLCKCWRIVDQHGGQIEIVSAPGGPTTVRVVWPCAEKM; the protein is encoded by the coding sequence ATGGCCGAACCAGCGGAGAGACCCGAGACGCCGATCGACGCGCAGAAAATCTTCGTGCTGCCCGACAGGGAGCGACTTGAGGCCTTGGCGGAATTCGCCGCGGGGGCAGGCCACGAGATTAACAATCCGCTGGCGACCATCATCGGACGGGCCCAGATGCTGTTGAAAGAGGAACGGGATCCTCAACGACGACAAATGCTCATGTCCATCGGCGCCCAGGCGTATCGCGTTCGGGACATGATCGGTGACGCGATGTTGTTTGGAAGGCCTCCTCAGCCTGAGCCGCGGATCGTCCTGCTGAGCGAGATCGTGGCCCAAGCCATCACCAGGCAGGCCGAGTTGCTCGCCAGTGGCAGATGTCAGGTCGTGGACAAGGTGCCGGAGTCCCTGTCTCTGCACGCCGATCCGACACAACTGGCCATCGTCGTTTCAGAATTGCTGCGAAATGCTGTCCAGGCGATGCATCCCGACGGCGGTGTCATCGAAATTTCGGCCCAGGCTCAATTGGCTCAGGCTGTGATCGAAATCACCGACTGTGGGAAAGGCTTTACGGAGATCGAACGTCAGCACGCATTCGACCCGTTCTTTTCTGGTCGACAGGCAGGGAGAGGACTCGGTTTCGGCCTGTGCAAATGCTGGCGAATCGTGGACCAGCATGGAGGGCAGATCGAGATCGTGTCTGCTCCCGGTGGACCGACAACCGTGCGAGTCGTCTGGCCGTGTGCCGAAAAAATGTGA
- a CDS encoding response regulator translates to MKTVFTTGEAAKICKVSQQTIIRCFDSGQLRGFRVPGSRFRRIPRDILYRFMKENSIPTDALESGRRKALIVDDDVELVELIRDALEADGRFEIRVANNGFDAGMMVKEYRPDIIVLDVMLPDINGKEVCQRVRMDSALDGTKIICISGMVEQDKIADLKLSGANDFMQKPFEIEALVERMCKLLDVEPVEA, encoded by the coding sequence ATGAAAACTGTTTTTACAACCGGCGAAGCCGCCAAGATCTGCAAAGTCAGTCAGCAGACAATCATTCGCTGTTTTGACTCGGGACAGCTGCGCGGCTTTCGCGTCCCCGGTTCACGTTTTCGCCGGATTCCTCGCGATATTCTCTATCGGTTCATGAAAGAGAACAGCATCCCTACGGATGCGCTCGAAAGTGGTCGGCGCAAGGCCTTGATCGTTGACGACGACGTGGAACTGGTCGAATTGATCCGGGATGCGCTGGAAGCAGACGGCCGATTCGAGATTCGCGTTGCCAACAACGGCTTTGATGCAGGGATGATGGTCAAGGAATACCGTCCTGACATCATCGTTCTCGACGTGATGCTGCCCGATATTAACGGCAAGGAAGTTTGCCAGCGGGTTCGTATGGACTCGGCCCTCGACGGGACAAAGATCATCTGTATCAGCGGGATGGTCGAGCAAGACAAGATTGCGGACCTGAAACTTTCTGGAGCGAACGACTTCATGCAGAAGCCATTCGAAATCGAAGCTCTGGTGGAACGGATGTGCAAATTGCTGGATGTCGAACCGGTTGAGGCATAA
- the mnmG gene encoding tRNA uridine-5-carboxymethylaminomethyl(34) synthesis enzyme MnmG translates to MNTSYYHFDVAVIGAGHAGCEAALAAARMGAKTVLLTMNCDSVGQMSCNPAIGGVAKGQIVREIDALGGEMGRVIDETGIQFRMLNRSKGAAMHSPRAQADKKAYQFAMKYRIESQPGLTLRQEMVEELLSEPGDATADQAESGSAPYRITGVRVRGGGVYHCRSVIVTTGTFLQAIMHTGEAKTAGGRAGDGTTGTMSDSLRSLGFELQRFKTGTPCRLNGRTIDFSACSEQPGDPLPQPFSYLTDSISQPQIPCWLTETNEGVHELIRANLHRAPMYSGQIQSTGPRYCPSIEDKVVRFAEKPSHHIFLEPEGRNTWEYYCNGISTSLPRDVQDELVRSIRGLERAEIMRYGYAVEYDFAPPTQLRATLETKRVEGLYFAGQINGTTGYEEAAGQGLIAGANAALKLANQPPLIIDRSQGYLGVLIDDLVTKGVDEPYRMFTSRSEYRLLLRQDNADRRLTPIGRRIGLVTEERWQRFQQHEQEIERASDLIQRLRHEGSTLEEWLRRPEVTWTELTFRSSELASLAIGQLARQQVEIETKYAGYIRRQSADIQRQNQIQVVKIPETFNFQAVAQLRREAKEKLARVRPRDLGQAGRISGITPADLTILLLYLKEPERLASEG, encoded by the coding sequence ATGAACACCAGCTACTATCATTTTGATGTCGCCGTGATCGGCGCAGGCCATGCCGGATGTGAGGCTGCACTGGCAGCGGCGCGAATGGGCGCCAAGACCGTACTGCTCACCATGAACTGCGACAGCGTGGGGCAGATGAGCTGCAATCCAGCCATCGGTGGCGTGGCGAAAGGCCAGATCGTCCGAGAAATCGACGCTCTGGGGGGCGAGATGGGCCGGGTGATTGACGAGACCGGCATTCAGTTCCGGATGCTCAATCGCAGCAAGGGGGCTGCGATGCATAGCCCTCGTGCCCAGGCAGACAAAAAAGCCTATCAATTCGCGATGAAGTACCGGATCGAGTCTCAGCCGGGACTGACCCTCCGACAAGAAATGGTCGAAGAACTCCTTTCGGAACCAGGCGACGCGACGGCGGATCAGGCGGAATCGGGTTCCGCACCCTACCGCATTACAGGCGTCCGGGTGCGTGGGGGAGGTGTCTATCACTGCCGCAGTGTGATCGTCACGACCGGAACATTCCTGCAGGCGATCATGCACACGGGGGAAGCCAAGACAGCGGGGGGACGTGCGGGGGACGGGACAACGGGAACCATGTCCGATTCGCTCAGGAGCCTCGGTTTTGAACTCCAGCGGTTTAAAACGGGAACTCCCTGTCGACTCAACGGCCGGACGATTGATTTCTCGGCCTGTTCCGAGCAGCCTGGGGATCCCCTTCCTCAACCGTTTTCTTATCTGACCGACTCGATCTCGCAGCCGCAGATTCCCTGCTGGTTGACCGAGACCAATGAAGGGGTGCACGAACTGATTCGGGCCAACCTTCATCGGGCCCCGATGTACAGCGGACAGATTCAGTCGACCGGTCCCCGCTATTGTCCGTCAATCGAAGACAAAGTCGTCCGTTTCGCGGAAAAGCCGTCGCATCATATCTTCCTCGAGCCCGAAGGGCGGAACACGTGGGAGTATTACTGCAATGGCATTTCGACGAGTCTTCCCCGGGATGTGCAGGACGAACTCGTTCGGTCAATTCGAGGACTGGAACGGGCCGAGATCATGCGCTACGGCTACGCAGTGGAATATGATTTCGCACCGCCGACTCAGTTAAGAGCCACCCTTGAAACCAAGCGCGTCGAGGGCCTTTACTTCGCAGGTCAGATCAACGGAACAACCGGGTACGAAGAAGCGGCAGGTCAGGGATTGATTGCCGGTGCGAACGCGGCGCTCAAGCTGGCGAATCAACCTCCCTTGATCATTGATCGCAGCCAGGGTTACCTGGGGGTCCTGATCGATGATCTGGTGACAAAAGGGGTCGATGAGCCCTACCGCATGTTTACTTCTCGCTCTGAGTATCGGTTGCTGCTTCGCCAGGACAACGCCGATCGCCGACTGACCCCCATCGGACGACGGATCGGTCTGGTGACGGAAGAACGCTGGCAGCGGTTCCAGCAGCATGAACAGGAGATCGAACGGGCCAGCGACTTGATTCAGCGATTGCGACATGAAGGGAGCACGCTGGAAGAGTGGTTGCGGCGACCGGAGGTCACCTGGACGGAACTGACTTTTCGCAGCAGCGAATTAGCATCACTAGCGATCGGGCAACTTGCCCGGCAGCAAGTGGAGATTGAAACCAAATATGCTGGTTACATCCGCCGACAATCAGCAGATATCCAGCGTCAAAACCAGATTCAGGTCGTGAAGATTCCGGAGACGTTCAACTTCCAGGCGGTCGCTCAACTGCGCCGTGAGGCCAAGGAGAAGCTGGCTCGCGTTCGCCCGCGGGATCTGGGACAGGCGGGACGCATCAGCGGAATTACACCTGCTGATCTCACGATTTTGCTGCTCTATTTGAAAGAGCCTGAGCGGTTGGCCAGCGAAGGCTGA